The following are encoded in a window of bacterium genomic DNA:
- a CDS encoding GDP-L-fucose synthase (bifunctional GDP-4-dehydro-6-deoxy-D-mannose epimerase/ GDP-4-dehydro-6-L-deoxygalactose reductase;catalyzes the formation of GDP-fucose from GDP-4-dehydro-6-deoxy-D-mannose) — protein GELRFDATKPDGTPRKLLDVSRLKALGWAPRIPLERGIAETYAWYVESLAR, from the coding sequence GGGGAGCTGCGCTTCGACGCGACGAAGCCGGACGGCACGCCGCGCAAGCTGCTCGACGTCTCGCGGCTCAAGGCGCTCGGCTGGGCGCCGCGGATCCCGCTCGAGCGGGGGATCGCCGAGACCTACGCCTGGTACGTCGAGTCGCTCGCCCGCTGA